The following proteins come from a genomic window of Aequorivita marisscotiae:
- a CDS encoding TlpA family protein disulfide reductase produces MGKTLLYLFLLLFFSAQSQIEQGSYFSEAIGKNIKKYTKNSQIAYAEHNFEYAEFLFDSLINNVINGSYLDNFKVRKLSGKKINLYKFDKPIFLMTYASWCTPGAGEIPALNEIAENHYNHIDFIILFWDSKENVRKIARAYSDRINIIYVDEKENTNDHIVEVMKHSLGFPTSFFIDESKRIIDVRRGALHPYNEKYEVSFELNYNSFLNGISLLKNLSEEEKTHIASKENP; encoded by the coding sequence ATGGGGAAAACACTACTTTATCTTTTCTTACTACTATTTTTCTCGGCACAATCTCAAATTGAGCAAGGCTCCTATTTTTCTGAAGCCATCGGAAAAAACATAAAAAAATATACGAAAAACTCACAAATAGCCTACGCCGAGCATAATTTTGAATATGCCGAATTTCTGTTTGACTCTCTAATAAATAACGTTATAAACGGCAGCTATCTGGATAATTTTAAGGTGCGAAAACTGTCTGGCAAAAAAATTAACCTTTACAAATTCGATAAGCCTATATTTTTAATGACCTACGCCTCTTGGTGTACTCCCGGCGCCGGTGAAATTCCCGCGCTAAACGAAATTGCTGAAAACCATTACAACCATATAGATTTTATAATCCTATTTTGGGATTCGAAAGAGAATGTCAGGAAAATTGCACGAGCGTATTCCGATAGGATTAATATTATTTACGTAGATGAAAAGGAAAACACCAACGACCACATTGTTGAAGTAATGAAGCACAGTTTAGGGTTTCCTACTTCTTTTTTTATAGATGAAAGCAAACGTATAATAGATGTTCGGCGCGGCGCCCTTCATCCGTATAACGAAAAATATGAAGTTTCATTCGAGTTAAATTACAATTCCTTTTTAAACGGAATTTCACTTCTAAAAAATTTATCTGAAGAAGAAAAAACTCATATTGCATCAAAAGAAAACCCGTAA
- a CDS encoding lytic transglycosylase domain-containing protein gives MKLIAKIGVGVAILTVSALSIHAVQDAPTDANLEKKLVNDYNVYALPLPEKMDFAGEPVPLHNPDIRERMDRELLVNTYWQSNGLLLFKRANKYFPQIEPLLKQYGLPDDFKYLAVAESGLEYTSSPVGASGIWHFMKGTGLEYGLEINDYVDERYNLEKATRVAAEYLKKSKDKFGSWTMAAASYNAGVGGMNKQINRQKETSYYDLLLNSETSRYVFRILALKEIMENPKKYGFNFREKDLYQNIPTFKVKVDTAVTDWAEWIKPYGINYKILKIHNPWLRDTYLKNASGKEYFIEIPEKGYYK, from the coding sequence ATGAAATTGATAGCAAAAATAGGAGTGGGTGTAGCAATACTCACTGTAAGCGCTTTAAGTATTCACGCGGTGCAAGATGCTCCCACAGATGCAAATCTTGAAAAGAAATTAGTAAACGATTACAATGTTTATGCGCTGCCTTTGCCCGAGAAAATGGATTTTGCCGGAGAACCCGTTCCGCTCCATAATCCAGACATTAGGGAACGAATGGATAGAGAATTATTGGTAAACACCTATTGGCAGTCTAATGGCTTGCTGCTTTTTAAACGCGCCAATAAATACTTTCCACAAATTGAACCCTTGCTAAAACAGTATGGTTTGCCAGACGATTTTAAATATTTGGCAGTGGCTGAGAGTGGATTGGAATATACCAGTTCGCCTGTGGGTGCTTCGGGTATTTGGCATTTTATGAAAGGTACCGGACTTGAATACGGTCTGGAAATAAACGATTATGTAGATGAACGATACAACCTCGAAAAAGCCACCCGAGTAGCGGCAGAGTATTTAAAAAAATCTAAAGATAAATTTGGAAGCTGGACAATGGCTGCCGCATCGTACAATGCAGGTGTTGGTGGAATGAACAAACAGATAAACCGGCAAAAGGAAACCAGTTATTACGATTTATTGCTAAATTCTGAAACCAGTAGGTATGTTTTTAGAATTTTAGCGCTAAAGGAAATAATGGAAAACCCGAAAAAATACGGTTTTAATTTTAGGGAAAAAGACCTTTACCAAAACATCCCCACGTTTAAGGTAAAAGTAGATACGGCGGTTACAGATTGGGCAGAATGGATTAAACCGTACGGAATTAATTATAAAATTTTAAAAATTCACAACCCTTGGCTACGCGATACGTATTTAAAAAATGCTTCGGGCAAGGAATATTTTATTGAAATACCAGAAAAAGGCTATTATAAATAA
- a CDS encoding alpha/beta fold hydrolase codes for MNSQKTHIYFVPGLAAGGEIFKNIKFPENYVTHILEWLIPEKGESLDAYAEKMARRVKEENPILIGVSFGGVVVQEMSRFLKLKKLIIISSVKSKEELPRRMKLARFTKAYKLIPTSLVLSVEDLTKFSIGPKTQKRLSLYQEYLHVRNKQYLDWSLEKMITWNRTEKIDNIVHLHGENDVVFPIKYISDCRVIKGGTHIMILNKGRKISKTLLQIFEE; via the coding sequence ATGAACTCTCAAAAAACGCATATCTATTTTGTTCCAGGTTTGGCGGCCGGTGGTGAAATTTTTAAGAACATTAAGTTTCCTGAAAATTATGTAACCCATATATTAGAGTGGTTAATTCCAGAAAAAGGAGAAAGCTTAGATGCATATGCCGAAAAAATGGCGCGTCGTGTTAAGGAAGAAAATCCAATATTAATAGGAGTGTCGTTTGGTGGGGTCGTAGTTCAGGAAATGAGTCGTTTTTTAAAGTTGAAAAAACTTATAATTATTTCCAGTGTAAAATCTAAAGAAGAGCTTCCTCGACGTATGAAACTAGCCAGATTTACCAAAGCGTACAAACTTATTCCTACCAGTTTGGTTTTAAGTGTTGAAGATTTAACCAAATTTTCAATAGGTCCCAAAACCCAAAAGCGCCTATCGCTTTATCAAGAATACCTTCACGTGCGCAACAAACAATATTTAGACTGGTCGTTAGAAAAAATGATAACTTGGAATAGGACGGAGAAAATTGATAATATAGTGCACCTTCACGGGGAAAACGATGTAGTGTTTCCTATAAAATATATTAGCGATTGCCGTGTTATAAAAGGCGGAACACATATTATGATATTGAATAAGGGACGAAAAATTTCCAAAACATTGTTGCAGATTTTTGAAGAATAA
- a CDS encoding GNAT family N-acetyltransferase codes for MIEDVEITDNEFLRQFELEIGDNMARIEYALQDRKIFLTKYDMPEDLEEQGFREIFIKAVFEEVKNRGISLVPTSPEIAGFMRKNRRKYKDLLPVGINI; via the coding sequence ATGATTGAAGATGTAGAAATTACCGATAACGAATTTTTAAGACAATTTGAACTCGAAATTGGCGATAATATGGCGCGCATCGAGTATGCCTTACAAGACCGAAAAATATTCTTAACAAAGTATGATATGCCAGAAGACCTCGAAGAGCAGGGGTTTAGGGAGATTTTTATAAAAGCTGTTTTTGAAGAAGTAAAAAACCGTGGCATTAGTTTAGTTCCTACCAGTCCGGAAATTGCAGGGTTTATGCGAAAAAATCGCAGAAAGTATAAAGATTTGTTGCCAGTAGGTATAAATATTTAG
- the mtaB gene encoding tRNA (N(6)-L-threonylcarbamoyladenosine(37)-C(2))-methylthiotransferase MtaB: protein MNASKKVAFYTLGCKLNFSETSTIARNFEGEGFQRVDFSEEADIYVINTCSVTENADKRFKTIVKQAQKANPKAFVAAVGCYAQLKPQELADVDGVDLVLGATEKFKITDYLNDLSKNDFGEVHSCEIEDADFYVGSYSIGDRTRAFLKVQDGCDYKCTYCTIPLARGISRSDTLENVLQNAADISAQGIKEIVLTGVNIGDYGKGEFGNKKHEHTFLELVKALDKVEGIERLRISSIEPNLLKNETIDFVSKSKTFVPHFHIPLQSGSNEILKLMRRRYMRELYIERVAKIREVMPNACIGVDVIVGFPGETDERFLETYHFLNELDISYLHVFTYSERDNTPAAEMDGVVPMKVRNKRSKMLRGLSVKKRRAFYESQLGTMHTVLFEGENKEGYIHGFTENYVKVKAPWNPALVNTLAEITLTEIDTDGLVRFKKAPKLSSAMVG, encoded by the coding sequence GAAGGCTTTCAACGTGTAGATTTTTCTGAAGAGGCTGATATCTATGTTATTAATACTTGCAGTGTTACCGAAAATGCCGATAAGCGGTTTAAAACTATCGTAAAACAAGCGCAGAAAGCCAATCCAAAAGCATTTGTTGCCGCTGTTGGCTGTTACGCACAATTAAAGCCACAGGAATTGGCTGATGTAGATGGCGTTGATTTGGTTTTGGGCGCTACCGAAAAATTCAAGATTACCGATTACTTAAATGATCTTTCGAAAAACGATTTTGGGGAGGTTCATTCGTGTGAAATTGAAGACGCCGATTTCTACGTAGGTTCCTATTCCATTGGCGATAGAACCCGTGCATTTTTAAAAGTGCAGGATGGGTGTGATTATAAATGTACATATTGCACAATCCCCCTGGCGCGCGGAATTTCTCGAAGCGATACTTTGGAAAATGTACTGCAAAATGCTGCTGATATTTCGGCACAGGGAATTAAGGAAATTGTTTTAACCGGGGTTAATATTGGCGACTACGGAAAAGGAGAGTTCGGCAATAAAAAACACGAACACACTTTTCTTGAACTTGTGAAGGCTTTGGACAAAGTGGAGGGGATTGAGCGGCTTAGAATTTCATCAATAGAGCCCAATCTTCTGAAAAATGAAACCATCGATTTTGTTTCTAAATCGAAAACATTTGTACCTCATTTTCACATTCCGCTACAAAGTGGCAGCAACGAAATTTTAAAATTGATGCGCCGTCGTTATATGCGTGAACTGTATATTGAAAGAGTTGCAAAAATTCGCGAAGTAATGCCAAATGCTTGTATTGGTGTAGATGTAATTGTTGGTTTTCCGGGTGAAACCGACGAACGCTTTTTGGAAACCTATCACTTTTTAAATGAACTGGATATTTCGTATTTACACGTTTTCACCTATTCTGAAAGAGACAATACTCCCGCCGCCGAAATGGACGGAGTGGTTCCGATGAAAGTTAGAAATAAGCGCAGCAAAATGTTACGTGGACTTTCAGTAAAAAAGAGAAGGGCTTTTTATGAAAGTCAGTTAGGCACAATGCATACCGTGCTCTTTGAAGGCGAAAATAAAGAGGGGTATATTCACGGTTTTACAGAAAACTACGTAAAAGTAAAAGCCCCGTGGAATCCAGCATTGGTAAACACTTTGGCCGAAATTACCTTAACCGAAATTGACACGGATGGTTTGGTGCGGTTTAAAAAAGCGCCAAAATTATCTAGCGCAATGGTTGGTTAA